One Aquisediminimonas profunda genomic region harbors:
- a CDS encoding cytochrome P450 — MDEVRAEVAEQTWNVFGEWAALQNRAPMPLEELYGAARAACPVKRISMPDGSPAWAVLGQAEVDKVLMDTGRFSNEMNQFGPTRMIPMESDPPEHTPYRRILNRLIDTKKAEQLTPAVRGYVGGLLQPLLDAGCGDLRPVAEELTLRVLCRLVGVPDSEWTVIQESQAGRKPGEVANTTEEAVKHRFAALVPVIDYAHGLIEQRRASPEDDLVTGLLQSKIGDRPLSDDESLQMLMLVLLGGHETTRSALLSAVMLLALNPDVQARLRADPSLIPQAVEECLRIEGPVQGLFRLATEDVELAGQRISRGELVMPFFGAANHDPAYFERPTQFDIDRPKSRNYAFGRGTHLCVGAPIARMEMRVFIEELLARTSSFAITGSFEREGVPDLSFRRLELTLR, encoded by the coding sequence ATGGACGAGGTTCGGGCCGAAGTGGCAGAGCAAACGTGGAATGTCTTCGGAGAATGGGCTGCGCTGCAGAACCGCGCCCCGATGCCGCTCGAGGAACTGTACGGTGCGGCTCGCGCTGCCTGTCCCGTAAAGCGGATCAGCATGCCCGACGGCTCTCCCGCCTGGGCAGTTCTCGGGCAGGCGGAAGTCGACAAAGTCCTGATGGATACCGGGCGATTTTCAAACGAGATGAACCAGTTCGGGCCCACCCGCATGATTCCCATGGAAAGCGATCCGCCGGAGCATACTCCTTATCGCCGGATCCTGAACCGGCTGATCGATACCAAGAAGGCCGAACAGCTCACCCCTGCCGTGCGCGGTTACGTCGGCGGCCTGTTGCAGCCGCTGCTGGATGCCGGCTGCGGCGATCTGCGACCTGTCGCTGAAGAGTTGACCTTGCGCGTGCTTTGTCGCTTGGTAGGTGTTCCGGATTCCGAATGGACCGTGATCCAGGAGTCTCAGGCGGGCCGCAAGCCGGGCGAGGTGGCCAACACGACCGAGGAGGCGGTCAAGCACCGCTTTGCAGCGCTTGTGCCGGTGATCGACTATGCCCACGGATTGATCGAGCAGCGGCGCGCCTCGCCGGAGGATGACCTCGTCACGGGTCTCCTTCAGTCCAAAATTGGCGACAGGCCGCTGTCCGACGACGAATCCCTGCAGATGCTGATGCTGGTGCTTCTGGGTGGACATGAAACAACCCGGTCCGCCTTGCTCAGCGCCGTGATGCTGCTGGCGCTTAACCCCGATGTGCAGGCCCGCCTGCGGGCTGATCCGAGCCTGATACCGCAAGCAGTGGAAGAGTGTCTGCGCATCGAAGGTCCGGTCCAGGGACTGTTTCGCCTCGCGACTGAAGACGTTGAACTTGCCGGACAAAGGATATCCCGCGGCGAGCTGGTGATGCCGTTTTTCGGCGCGGCCAACCATGACCCGGCCTATTTCGAACGGCCGACTCAGTTCGATATCGATCGCCCCAAGTCCCGCAACTATGCCTTCGGGCGGGGCACGCATCTGTGTGTCGGAGCACCGATCGCCAGGATGGAGATGCGAGTCTTTATAGAAGAACTGCTGGCACGCACTTCGTCATTCGCGATCACGGGTTCGTTCGAGCGCGAAGGCGTGCCGGATCTGAGCTTTCGAAGGCTGGAGCTTACACTGCGCTAG
- a CDS encoding 3-oxoacyl-[acyl-carrier-protein] synthase III C-terminal domain-containing protein yields the protein MPENTPVGIQSLAHFEAPVVVTRADTAYLFELIPPEFRATFNSPSSFRRFAADPLASEKAAVTVALEALSRASLAASDIDAVVATSFVAHWQQWYPAFGSYVHRELALGADVRVLNIQSQCASFVDALRLSWQLCKGGRYRRILVVAATEGLKEGDPTDPVAAWAGDGAASAIISSEALQAEFIGYDFFAVGELHRDYRMRLRDRAFPAVAPPGAIGEERGFWAVRDLAALLKWMGADFAKMLGDGMQRALDSAAIKPDQLGSVFYHQMGPRNQIVLLHAGEAIGIPDEVFRDTFDSFGCAGNVDGAISLSILRERGELPEGTISLLHASGVGGANPALLMRWCQ from the coding sequence ATGCCGGAAAACACCCCGGTCGGCATCCAGTCCTTGGCTCATTTCGAAGCGCCAGTCGTCGTGACCCGCGCCGACACGGCCTACCTGTTCGAGCTGATCCCCCCTGAATTCCGAGCCACGTTCAATTCGCCCTCCTCCTTTCGAAGGTTTGCAGCGGACCCGCTGGCAAGTGAAAAGGCCGCGGTCACGGTCGCGCTCGAAGCATTGAGCCGTGCTTCGCTGGCCGCGTCTGACATTGACGCGGTCGTCGCCACAAGCTTTGTCGCGCATTGGCAGCAATGGTATCCGGCATTCGGGAGCTATGTGCACCGCGAACTGGCGCTGGGCGCGGACGTGCGGGTTCTCAACATCCAGAGTCAGTGCGCCAGTTTCGTCGATGCGCTGCGGCTGTCCTGGCAACTTTGCAAAGGTGGGCGCTACCGCCGAATCCTTGTAGTTGCGGCCACGGAAGGGCTGAAAGAAGGTGATCCCACCGATCCCGTCGCAGCCTGGGCTGGCGATGGGGCCGCCTCCGCCATCATCTCGTCCGAGGCGCTACAGGCCGAATTCATTGGTTATGATTTTTTCGCGGTAGGCGAACTGCATCGCGATTATCGCATGCGGTTGCGTGATCGTGCCTTCCCGGCGGTTGCTCCACCCGGTGCGATCGGCGAGGAACGAGGCTTCTGGGCCGTCCGCGATTTGGCTGCACTACTGAAGTGGATGGGTGCAGATTTTGCGAAAATGCTGGGGGACGGAATGCAACGCGCGTTGGACAGCGCCGCGATCAAGCCCGACCAACTGGGTAGCGTATTCTACCATCAGATGGGACCGCGCAACCAGATCGTTCTGCTACACGCTGGCGAAGCCATCGGGATCCCGGACGAGGTTTTCCGAGATACGTTCGACAGTTTCGGTTGCGCCGGTAACGTCGACGGGGCAATCAGCCTGTCGATCTTGCGGGAACGCGGCGAACTCCCCGAGGGGACGATCTCCCTGCTCCACGCAAGTGGAGTTGGCGGAGCCAATCCTGCGCTCCTGATGCGGTGGTGCCAATGA